Sequence from the Pararhizobium gei genome:
GAGGAACTCGCAGGCCTTGACAAGCTCTACGGCCAGGGCCTGGTCTCGATGCAGCGGCTCACTGAACTCAAGCGCAACCGCGCCCAACTCGAGGGCGAGCGCGGCGCACGCATCGCCTCGCGGGCGCAGGCTGCCGGAAAATCAAGCGAGATCGACCTGCAGATTTTGCAGCTCGACGAGGATCGCCGCACGGAAATTGCCAAGGAACTGACCGATGTCGAAGGCAAGATCGCGGAATACGAGGACAGGCGGATCGCCGCACAGGATCAGTTGAAGCGTCTGGACATCACCTCGCCGTTGGATGGGCGCGTTTACCAGCTTGCCGTGCATACGGTGAACGGCGTCATCAACGCGGGCGAAGTACTCATGCTGGTCGTTCCCGGTGCCGATGGACTGACGGTGGAGGCGAAGATTGCGACGCACGACATCGATCAGGTCAGGCTGGGCCAGCCCGTCGAAGTTCGCTTCAGCGCCTTCAATCAAAGAACGACGCCGATCGTCGAGGCTGAGGTCGCAACCATCGCCCCGGATATCGTCACCGATCAGCGCACAGGAATGACCTATTATCTGTTGCGGATCAAGCCGATGCCGGACAGTCTGGCGCAGTTGACGGGTCTGTCGCTTTATCCGGGCATGCCGGCCGAGGTCTTCATCAAGATCGCCGACCGGACCGTCATATCCTATCTGGCAAAACCATTGACAGAACAACTCCAGCATACATTCCGCGAGGACTGATCAAGGCCCCAAGAAGAACTGCCCTCGTTGCCGGGTAAGCGACAGGGGCGGTTTTTTTTCGCGCGGCGGCAAAATCGGATAGCGGTACGCCGTCGCCCGGGTATAAGAGCGGAAAATGTCCTCCAAGCTCACCGGCTATATATTCGTCCTTCTGGCAATCTCCGTTTTCTCGGTTCAGGACGCGATTTCCAAATATCTTGGCAGTCTCTATCCGCCTGCCCTGATCACGATGATCCGCTATTGGGCCTTTGCGGCTTTCGCCATTGCTCTGGCGTCAAGATCAAAGGGGGGCCTTCTCACCGCCCTGCAAACGAAACGCCCGCTGCTGCAGATCCTGCGCGGGGTTTTGCTCGCGGTGCAGATCGTCCTTGTCATCTTTTCATTTTCCATGGTCGGGCTCGCCCATTCACAGGCGATCTTTTCCTCCGGCCCGCTTTTCGTTGCGCTTCTCTCCATGCCGCTGCTCGGCGAGCGCGTCGGCTGGCGGCGCTGGACGGCGATCATTATCGGAATGTGTGGCGTGCTGCTCATCCTCGATCCGGTTGGCGGCAGTTTCGATCTGGTTCTGATGATCCCGATCGCTTCCTCGATGATCTTTGCAATCTACGTGATTTCAACCCGACTTGTCAGCCGAACCGATACGACGATCACAAGCTTCCTCTATACCGGCATTGCGGGCGCTGTTGCGATCAGTCTCGTCGGCCCTTTTTTCTGGATGCCGCTCGCGCCACAGGACTGGGGATGGATGCTGCTGCTTTGCGTAACCGGAACCACAAGTCATTTTTTCCTGATCAAGGCCTACGAACTGCTGGATGCGGCAGAGGTCCAACCGCTGACCTATCTTCAGCTCGTCATGGCATCCTTCATCGGCGTCCTCATTTTCGGAGAAACGATCGGGCTCAACGTCATCGCCGGATCGGTCATCGTCGTGTGCGCCGGCATCTTCACGGTCTGGCGTGAGAATATCGTTGCCAGGCGGAATGCAAAACGCCCGGAACCGCCCTCTCCCCAGACTCTGACCTGATCTAGGTCTGACCTGCATCGGCCGGCAGCGCCCAGTCGATCGGTTCGCGGCCTTTCGATATCAGAAAATCATTCGCCTTCGAAAACGGCTTGCTGCCGAAGAATCCGTTATGGGCGGA
This genomic interval carries:
- a CDS encoding HlyD family type I secretion periplasmic adaptor subunit, translating into MDSVGENQPLNSRRSLTKHVAAVSVLALALVFGIGGWAMTTELSSAIVAGGTVVVENNVKKIQHLTGGIVGEVLVKEGDSVSAGQVLIRLDGTTVRANLSIVQNTLAQLYARRARLLAEQTGAETFVIPEDLGALTSGSSTPGTLLEKSERKLFVSRKAGLTGMKSQLASRKGQLADETKGLTVQLEAIEDALTLIGEELAGLDKLYGQGLVSMQRLTELKRNRAQLEGERGARIASRAQAAGKSSEIDLQILQLDEDRRTEIAKELTDVEGKIAEYEDRRIAAQDQLKRLDITSPLDGRVYQLAVHTVNGVINAGEVLMLVVPGADGLTVEAKIATHDIDQVRLGQPVEVRFSAFNQRTTPIVEAEVATIAPDIVTDQRTGMTYYLLRIKPMPDSLAQLTGLSLYPGMPAEVFIKIADRTVISYLAKPLTEQLQHTFRED
- a CDS encoding DMT family transporter, which translates into the protein MSSKLTGYIFVLLAISVFSVQDAISKYLGSLYPPALITMIRYWAFAAFAIALASRSKGGLLTALQTKRPLLQILRGVLLAVQIVLVIFSFSMVGLAHSQAIFSSGPLFVALLSMPLLGERVGWRRWTAIIIGMCGVLLILDPVGGSFDLVLMIPIASSMIFAIYVISTRLVSRTDTTITSFLYTGIAGAVAISLVGPFFWMPLAPQDWGWMLLLCVTGTTSHFFLIKAYELLDAAEVQPLTYLQLVMASFIGVLIFGETIGLNVIAGSVIVVCAGIFTVWRENIVARRNAKRPEPPSPQTLT